The DNA region ATTTGTGGCAAGTCGATCGCAAGATCTCATTAAGATAGTTAATGAAGTGACGGCACAGACCGAACAGACTTTTAATAGAAATGGGAAAGCCTTCTGTTGGGAGAAGAGACCTTCTAGGACTTTCATTGCTGGAGAGGAGGAGTCACTGCCTGGCTTTAGCATTTCAAAGCACAGGCTGACTCTGTTGTccggctaatgcagctggtggcTTGAAGTGGAAGCCAGTGCTCCTTTACCATTCTGAAAagcctagggcccttaagaattaagctaaatcaggggcgcctgggtggctcagttggttaggcgaccaacttcggctcaggtcatgatctcacagttcgtgagttcgagctctgcatcgggctctgtgctgacaactcagagcctggagcctgcttcggattctgtgtctccccctctctctgcccctcccctgctcatgctctttgtctgtctctcaataataaataaacgttaaaaaaattaaaaagaaaagaattaagctAAATCCGCTTCGTGCTATGTAAGTGGAACAACAAAGCTTGGAAAATGGTATGTCTGTTTAGAACACTATTTACTAGATATTTTAAATCCAGTGTTGAGGCCTATTGCTCATaagaaagatttctttcaaaatgttgCTGCTCCATGAcgatgcacctggtcacccaagagctctgatggagatgtacaatgagattaatgttgttttcacgCCTGCTAACATAACATCCTTTCTGTAGGCCATGTATCAGAGggtaatttcaattttttaaaaacaatttttgcctaatgtttatgtatttttgagaaggagacagcatgagcaggggaaggacagagagagagggaaacacagaatccgaagcaggctgcaggctcttgagctgtcagcacagagcccgatgcagggctcgaacccatgagctgtaagatcatgacccgggttgaaatcagacgcttaacccactgagtcatccaggtgcccctaccatttcaagtcttattatttaagaaatacgtttcggggcgcctgggtggctcagtcagttaagcatccgacttcagctcaggtcatgatctcacagcttgtgagttcaagccccacgtcgggctctgtgctgacagctcagagcctggagtctgcttcggattctgtgtctccccctctctctgcccctcccctgctcatgctctgtgtgtctctctcaataataaataaatttttaaaaaacataaaaaaaaatatgtttcattaaaaaaatttttttttaacgtttatttatttttgagagagacacagacagaatgtgagtgggttaggggcagagagagagggagacacagaatccgaagcaggctccaggctctgagctgtcagcacagagcccgatgtggggcttgaactcacaagctgtgagatcatgacctgagccgaagttggatgctcaaccgactgagccacccaggcactccaaaaaaTACGTTTCATAAAGTTACAGTTCTAGATAGTAATTACTCTGATAGAtctgggaaaagcaaattaaaaacctCCTGGAAAAGATTCACCACTCtaaatgccattaagaacattctgATTCATGAGAAGAGGTAAGGATAACAGCATTAACAAGAtcttggaagaagttgattccagcTCTCCTGTATGACTTTGATGGGTTCAAGACTTCACTGGAGGAAGTAACtacagatgtggtggaaacatggaaacagcaagagaaccagAATTAGAAGTGGAATCTGAAAATAGGACCAAATTGCTACAATCTcattataaaatgaggatgaggagttgctttttttttttcttaatgtttatttatttttgagagaccgagaaaaacagtgtgtgagcaggggaggggcagagagagagggagatgcagaatccgaaacaggctccaggctctgagctgtcagcacagagcccaacgtggggcttgaactcacagactgcgagatcatgacctgagccaaagtcagacgcccaacggactgagccacccaggcatcccagccaggagttgcttcttatggatgagcaaaaaAAAAGGGGTTTCTCAAGATGGAATCTACTGGTTatgatgctgtgaagattgttgaaatggcAACAGAGCTTCTAGAATGTGACATAAACCATTTTATTCTTGTTAGTacagtatttatttgtctttcctctGTCAAACCCTGAGCCAACCGCTTTCCCCAGGCTGCCTGGGGAAGTATAGGAAAAGGAACACACAGGGCAGAcgaaacacaggagaaaaacttATGGGAGGTGGAGATGGCTCCTTCACATGGCAATGAGGATACAAAAGGCCGCCATCAGGCAGAAGAGCCTCGTGGCTTCTGGGAGGGCAAAGCCCAGAATGGTGGAGGAGAAGAGCTGTTGCttcagagagggcttcctggcATAACCAGTGATGAGGCTCCCAGACACAGTCCCGATTCCAGCCCCAGAGCCAGCCACCCCAACTGTGGCAGCCCTAGTCCCAATGAACTTGGCTGCTCTGTCGATGTCCCTTGAAGCAACACTGGTTTGGAAACTGCGGCTAGGAATAAGTGAGGTTAGGGGACGTGGGGCTGCCCAGCTGCTGAGGCTCTCATCTGTCAGTGTCTCTGGGGGTTTTAATGCCACTGCAGACAGTGATCGGCTCAACAGCTGGCAGGTGCTCCTGACCAAGGAGGGGGCGGAGACGAACTTTGCACAGGCGGACATTTTCAGAGGATGAGGGGCTGTGGCCAGAGAGCTGCTCCCAGTGcggagaagacagagagggaatatGACACACACTTAGTTgacaaagcagcagcagggttggAGAGGACTCCAATTTGGAAAGAAGGCCTGCTGTAGGTAAAATGCTGTCaaactgatggggcacctgggtggctccattgggcgcctgacctcggctcaggtcgtgatctcgcagttcagttctgagttcgagccccgcgtcgggctctgtgctgacagctcggagcctggagcctgcttcggattctgtgtctccctctccctctgcccctcccccgctcgtgctctgtctctctcactctcagaaataaacataacaatttttttcaagtgctgtCAAAAACCGAGTCAACATACTACAGAGAAGTTGTTCGTGGCGGCAGGATTCAGTTGATGTGGcaggctttattttgttttaaaaaattgccacagccaccccaaccttcagcagccACCACCCTGATCCGTCAGCAGCCATCACCcttgaggcaagaccctccaccagcaaaaaagaTTACAACTCATTGAAACCTCAAGTAGTGGTTAGCACTTTTTTTGCAAGGAAGTATCTTTTAATCAAGTTATAACactttttagacataatgccaACGCAAATTTAAAAGACtgcagtgtaaacataacttttacatgTGTCGGGAaaccagaaaattcatttgacttgctgtATGGTGATGTTTATTGTGGTGGCCTGGGGCTGAACCAGCAGTGTGCGTGAGGTGTGTCTATAGAGGCCTAGCATCTTCGCAGGTGTTTGGTGTTTCGTACTGGGGAGGCTTGGGGTTTGGTCCATACCTCTCCTTCTGATGTAAAGGTCTAGCTTCTGTCGACTTGGAAGATAAAACTGCCAGTGATTTTATCAGCAGAGTGGGTTTATTTAGGAACGGCAGAGGAATTTTAATTCAGGATATGCAAGCTATGGCAAAACCGAAGGCAAgtctggagaacaaaggagaagagcatcactttattttattttaaaacttgtttattttgagagagcacgtgcacgtgCCGAAGGGGCAAAGTgaggaaaagaatcccaagcaggctctttgctgtcagcacggagcctgatgcagcaTTCCagcttacaaaccgtgagatcatgacctgagccgaagttggacgcttaacggagccacctgggtgcccaaGTAACGTCACTTTATAGAGAAAAAGGAGTAAACTAGGAGGGGCCGGTTTGAAGGAAAATCTGTTAGGTGAAAGTGATAGTTCAGGGTGGTgatggcttctcattggctgagttgtggcagtttctcattggctgggctgttgccgggcaaggagaaaatcttgcTGGGGTAGTAAAGTAAGCTTCTTTCTGTTGGGAACGCAAGGTGCCCTTCTTCCTGCAGGGGGGGGTCTGCAATTGACAAAGAGATGGTAGGCATGGGATTGCCCCCTTCAGGGCTTCCTGATTTCATGTCAAATAAGGTTTCCGTGTTCACTTTCTGAGTTCTGGGACAGCTGAGTAGTTCTGGATAGTGGGTGCCTGAGATGCTGAAGGCCTGGTGTTTAGGAAGAGGCATGTTGTGCGGAGTTAAATCTTGGCGTCCAGGTCCAGAGAGACCTGGCAGTGGATGGGCAGTCTGAGAAATCTGGTGACCTGGGCCAGAGAGTAGGTGGCTTGACTGGGAGGGCCAAAAGAGTGGTGTCTGGATGACAGTCTCAAGTCTGGCCCGGAACCCTGTGGTTGAGGAGTCTGGTGACCCGGGTCAGACTGTGGGCAGTAAGATTTCGAGGAGTGAAATCCAAACCTGAGTCCTGGTATGTGGCTGTCTGGTGCCCTGGCTCTGAGCTCAGGTCTCTCTTTTCCCCGTTCCCTGGCTCCCGCAGGAGGAAGAGGACCTCCCCTATGAGGAGGAAATCATGCGGAACCAGTTCTCCGTCAAATGCTGGCTCCGCTACATTGAGTTCAAGCAGGGTGCCCCGAAGCCGAGGCTCAATCAGCTGTACGAGCGGGCCCTGAAGCTGCTGCCCTGCAGGTGGGAACGGTCCCAGCCGCCCtgcccggcccccaccccacccggcccccaccccaccccaccccaccccaccccaccccacctaaTCTTGCCGTAACGGAACTGGCCAGCAGGTCCCAGGTGATGGCTGTCATTCGGGCACTAAGTGTACGTCCCCTGACGGCTCAGCACACCTTCCCTGGTGTCCTGGCCCGTGCCCCCCAGTGCTGAGACTTGCCGTCCTTCCCCAGGCCCCTTTGCCCTGCAGTCACTTCCCGGCGCAGGGCAGAGGGTTCCGGGGGTGTGTGAGGCTGACCAGTCattgtctgcccctcccgcgttTCCCAGCTACAAACTCTGGTACCGATACCTGAAGGCGCGCCGGGCACAGGTGAAGCATCGCTGCGTGACCGACCCGGCCTACGAAGATGTCAACAACTGCCACGAGAGGGCCTTTGTGTTCATGCACAAGGTGGgagcgtggggggggggcagaggccGGGCGAGGGCTGAGGGGGAGGTGCAAGTGGACGGGGACCGGGGGATTGGAGTCCTGTCGCCTCAGTGTGCCCGAGGTTGAGCTAGATTAGCCCTAGAGGACAGGGTCCCGGGTCTTGCTGCATTTTTGGCCATAGGACACGTGCCGTCTCTGTGGTCGAGCCGTGGCGCCAGCGGTTCAGACCCTGCCCGTCCCCCACGCCTCCAGATGCCACGGCTGTGGCTAGACTATTGCCAGTTCCTGATGGACCAGGGCCGAATCACACACACCCGCCGCACTTTCGACCGCGCTCTCCGGGCACTGCCCATCACGCAGCACTCTCGCATCTGGCCCCTGTACCTGCGCTTCCTGCGCTCACACCCACTACCTGAGACGGCCGTGCGGGGCTACCGGCGCTTCCTCAAGGTAcgcctgtgggggtggggcgggactGAGCGGCCGCTTCACGAGGTTCCCAGCGCCGGCTTACTGGGACACTAGCCCCTCGAGGCGTGTCACCCGACAGACGGGAAGCGGGGAAAGGCTTCGTTGGCGATTTGCTTTCCCTCCAAATAATTTGCCAGCACCTGCTGCATGTCTCGTATTGAGACGAGTGCTGGGACAGCGTGTGACAAAGACAGTCCCTGCCTGCACAGAACTTTTGATCTAACTGGATAGACAGGTGCCCACAAGCTGACCACGTCTCCTGgtcacatctttaaaaattttttttttcacgtttatttctgagacaatgcgagagacagagcacaagcagcagaggggcagacagagggggacacgggatccaaagcgggctccgggctccgagctgtgagcccagagcccgacgcgaggctcgaactcacgaactgaaccatgagatcatgacctgagtggaagtcggatgctcaactgactgagccacccaagcatccccccccttctgcttctttattatttttaatttttttaaaatgtttttatttatttttgagacagagacacagcatgagcaggggaggggcaaagagagagggagacacagagtccgaagcaggctccaggctccaggctccaggctccgacgtggggctcaaactcacaaattgcaagatcatgacctaggctgaagttggatgctcaaccgactgagccacccaggcgcccagaatttcttttaatggttttttatttatttttgagacagagacagagcgtgagcaggggaggggcagagagagggggagccacagaatccgaagcaggctccaggctctgagctgtcagcacagagcccgacgtggggctcaaactcacagactctgagccaaagtcggacgctcaaccgactgagccactcaggcgcccctcctggtCACATCTTTTAAACCAGTAAAACCACAactgtgggagggcagggagcggGAGACGAACGGCTGTGGGAATGTTTCCAGGCGGAAACAGCATGGGGGGGGTGTCGCCCCCTCACGCTTCTAACAGCTGTTGTACGTTGTGAAACTCGGCACGGCGCTGTCTGGCTGGGGGACTTGGGGTAAAGGCCGGGCCCGGACTGTGCCGGCTGTGCCTTTGTTGTCTAAGCCAGACCGATCAGGGCTGGGGCTGCACCAGAGGGGCCCAGACCGGATTGGCGGGGCCCCGGCCGGACCGCCGGTCAAGGCTGCCCCCGTGGGGCTGAGGCCGGGCTGGTGGGGCCCGGGTGGGACACGTGTGGCTAAGGCTGGGTCGGCAGGGCTGGCGCCGGGTCAGGGCAGCGGTGCGTGGCTGACCCAGAGCTGCCGAgtgggagcggggtgggggggacggcgGGGTGGCTCTGCGGCCCCGCTGACTGCTGGTGGGGCCGCCCGCTGCCCAGCTGAGCCCCGAGAGTGCAGAGGAGTACATCGAGTACCTCAAGTCCAGTGACCGGCTGGATGAAGCTGCGCAGCGCCTGGCCACCGTGGTGAACGACGAGCGCTTTGTGTCCAAGGCTGGCAAGTCCAACTACCAGGTGGgcctgtgggggggtggggttggcaggaaggcttgcccccccccccccccccccccccacggggcACAGGGCTGAGACTCCTCCTCCTGGGTCCGCAGCTGTGGCACGAGCTCTGTGACCTCATCTCCCAGAACCCAGACAAGGTGCAGTCACTCAATGTGGACGCCATCATCCGCGGGGGCCTCACCCGCTTCACCGACCAGCTGGGCAAGCTCTGGTGCTCGCTGGCTGACTACTACATCCGCAGCGGCCACTTCGAGAAGGTGCGCAGGCACGGGAGGCGAcgaggggagagggggcgggtGCCGCGCGGGGGCCTGACACAGCGGTCGCTCCCGAGGTGTCCGTGTTCTCGTCAGTGTCCACGTTAGCTTGCTTGTCAGGCAGTGGAGGAGGGGGTTGCGTGGGGCGGACGGGTCCCCAGAGTTGCTGGCTGGGGTCGTCGGGACCTCGTGGAAGAGGAGGCGAGTGGAGCcggagcagagaaggggctgcTGATGGGCTACGGGAGGGAGCGCCCTGCGGGCTGAGGGGTTGGCCGTGCCCTGCTGAGGGGCGCCGCCGGCCAGGCCTGAGCAGGACGGAGGCAGGACCGGCTGCACGCTTCACAGAAGCCCTTCAGGCCACCACAGGCTGAGGCTGGCAGCAGGGGACCGGTCAGGAGGCGGGCGGAGCCACCGGCCGGGGGGGGGCGGACAGTGGAGCGTGACTGGCCAGGAACAGGGGTAGAGGGATGGGGCCCAAGCTTAGGGGTGGGAGTGACCGGGAGAACATGAGCTTCAGAAGTGGGGTGGGGCCCTCCATGGCCAAGTCCGGGGTCCCCGCAGTGGGGACCGGTGGGGGCGTCGGGGTCGGTCACCTCTCGAGTCTTAACTGGGCGTCGGCCGCCTCACACGTGTCTCCCTCAAGCTTCATAGTCACTCTGCACGGGGACCGTCACCGTTTactggggaggagctgggggcctgcactctgggaggcagggggaggctgtGGCTCTGCTGGGTATTGGTGCTCCGGGCAGTGCAGCCAGGTCCCCTGCGTCCACGCGGGCAGGCCCTCGCGTCCCCCCAGACAGCACTTTCCTTTTACCCCGCCCGTGCCCACAGGCTCGAGACGTGTACGAGGAGGCCATCCGGACTGTGATGACCGTGCGCGACTTCACCCAGGTGTTCGACAGCTA from Panthera leo isolate Ple1 chromosome A2, P.leo_Ple1_pat1.1, whole genome shotgun sequence includes:
- the LOC122213892 gene encoding ATP synthase F(0) complex subunit C2, mitochondrial-like, which codes for MSACAKFVSAPSLVRSTCQLLSRSLSAVALKPPETLTDESLSSWAAPRPLTSLIPSRSFQTSVASRDIDRAAKFIGTRAATVGVAGSGAGIGTVSGSLITGYARKPSLKQQLFSSTILGFALPEATRLFCLMAAFCILIAM